One window from the genome of Oryctolagus cuniculus chromosome 1, mOryCun1.1, whole genome shotgun sequence encodes:
- the TIMM10B gene encoding mitochondrial import inner membrane translocase subunit Tim10 B, translating into MEQQQQLRNLRDFLLVYNRMTELCFQRCVPSLHHRALDAEEEACLHSCAGKLIHSNHRLMAAYVQLMPALVQRRIADYEAASAVPGVAAEQPAGSPSSS; encoded by the exons ATGGAGCAACAGCAACAACTGAGAAAC TTGCGGGACTTCCTGTTGGTCTACAATCGGATGACAGAACTCTGCTTTCAGCGCTGTGTGCCCAGCCTGCACCACCGAGCCCTGGACGCTGAGGAG GAGGCCTGTCTACACAGCTGTGCTGGGAAGCTGATCCACTCCAACCACCGCCTCATGGCCGCTTACGTGCAGCTCATGCCTGCCCTGGTACAGCGCCGCATCGCAGACTATGAGGCTGCCTCAGCTGTGCCGGGTGTTGCCGCTGAACAGCCTGCAGGCTCACCGTCCAGCAGCTAG